Sequence from the Acidimicrobiia bacterium genome:
CCGATCACGATGATCCACGCCACGATCGCCGCCGGGGCTCGGGTCCGGCTTCCATGGCGCGACGACTTCAACTCGCTCGCCTACGTTCTCGCCGGGCACGCCCTCGCCGGCGAGGAGCGACGCCCGGTCGCCGCCGGCCAGCTGGCGGTGCTGGCAGGGCGAGGAGCGGTGACGATCGCCGCCGAAGAGCGCCAGCAGACCTCGGGAAGCATCGACGTGCTGCTCCTTGGAGGTCGGCCGATCGGCGAACCGGTCGCCTGGTACGGCCCGTTCGTCATGAACACCCGAGCGGAGCTGGTCCAGGCCTTCGAGGACTACCAGGCGGGCCGGCTGGGCCGCATCCCCCACGCCGACCCGAGGGAGCCCCCGCCTGCCTGACGCAGGCTCCTCCCGCTAGCGTCGCCCCACATGGGACCGAAGCCGGGCGCCGGAGGATTCGCCGAAGTCGTGGTGGGTGTCGAGCACCTCGCCACCACGCTCGGCTCGGGCTCTGTGGAGGTGCTGGGAACTCCCGCCGTGGTTGCCCTCTGCGAGCAGGCCACGATGACCGCCCTGGAGGGCCTCCTTCGACCCGGCGAGACCACCGTGGGGATCAGGGTGGTGCTCGACCACCTGGCGGCCGTGGGCCCCGGCGCAACGGTCGAGGCCCGGGCCTCGCTGGAGAAG
This genomic interval carries:
- a CDS encoding hotdog domain-containing protein, coding for MGPKPGAGGFAEVVVGVEHLATTLGSGSVEVLGTPAVVALCEQATMTALEGLLRPGETTVGIRVVLDHLAAVGPGATVEARASLEKVSGRRFSFGVEVSSGDRLLAVGEIVRHRVDRQRFEKGLG